One stretch of Streptomyces sp. R21 DNA includes these proteins:
- the rpmF gene encoding 50S ribosomal protein L32: MAVPKRKMSRSNTRHRRSQWKAATPDLVPFFADGHEFAVPRRLVRAYERGLLKPEG, encoded by the coding sequence ATGGCCGTACCCAAGCGCAAGATGTCCCGTTCCAACACCCGTCACCGCAGGTCCCAGTGGAAGGCGGCGACACCCGACCTCGTCCCCTTCTTCGCCGACGGGCATGAGTTCGCCGTCCCCCGTCGGCTCGTCCGCGCCTACGAGCGCGGGCTCCTGAAGCCCGAGGGCTGA
- a CDS encoding extracellular solute-binding protein, with the protein MTPNSAPSVPSRRSFLASTAVAAAAVAGGMPLLAACGGSDDGSREGTTSGKNAKKLLPAYVASNVVVPDIPAKNGSALGFTSKLDLATLKASVTKKLGKGGKVTIMSPFWGSPPKSGNAYYKGMNDLIGVDVTWQNQDGNTYDQKLGAILASSDIPDVVVVPGWNMGGKIPTAIISKFADLGPYLSGDAVKDFPNLAAIPTDSWQRSIFGGKLRGLPMPAPWAPSIVPLYRQDIFEKEGYEVPKSCDEFMALAKEITNPKAKRWACLDMKWTAFQAFGVLSGSEKPLGWNMVDGKLVYRIETDEYLEALEWSRKLFAAGVVHPDAKMGKNAPDPGPKFAKGEFLIYPNNISQWYGRTAEQATQNPDFKVWGMDVWGHDGGNPTMWAEQPAGIFAFVNKKASESVIRDVLAVANVTAAPYGTKEYMMTNYGVEGTHYTVKDGVPVKTDQGNIDVMNAFVMVASPAATIAHPDFPEVAKGQVEWEQRMGAFTKKSSFWGMQITEPNRYTNLSNDMEQMEDDIVRGRKKISDMQQFVSDWKSKGGDKLRDWYKKILDENGSAAS; encoded by the coding sequence ATGACGCCGAACTCCGCCCCCTCCGTTCCGAGCCGGAGAAGCTTCCTCGCCTCCACGGCGGTCGCCGCAGCAGCGGTGGCGGGAGGGATGCCGCTGCTCGCCGCCTGCGGCGGTTCGGACGACGGCTCGCGGGAGGGCACCACTTCGGGCAAGAACGCCAAGAAGCTGCTGCCGGCGTACGTGGCCAGCAACGTGGTGGTGCCGGACATCCCCGCCAAGAACGGCTCCGCGCTCGGCTTCACCAGCAAGCTGGACCTCGCCACCCTGAAGGCGTCGGTCACCAAGAAGCTCGGCAAGGGCGGCAAGGTCACCATCATGTCGCCGTTCTGGGGCTCCCCGCCCAAGAGCGGCAACGCCTACTACAAGGGCATGAACGACCTCATCGGCGTCGACGTCACGTGGCAGAACCAGGACGGCAACACCTACGACCAGAAGCTCGGCGCCATCCTCGCCTCCAGCGACATCCCGGACGTCGTGGTCGTCCCCGGCTGGAACATGGGCGGCAAGATACCCACGGCCATCATCAGCAAGTTCGCCGACCTCGGCCCCTACCTGTCCGGCGACGCGGTCAAGGACTTCCCGAACCTCGCCGCGATCCCCACGGACTCCTGGCAGCGTTCCATCTTCGGCGGCAAGCTGCGCGGCCTGCCGATGCCGGCCCCCTGGGCGCCCAGCATCGTGCCCCTGTACCGCCAGGACATCTTCGAGAAGGAGGGCTACGAAGTACCCAAGTCCTGCGACGAGTTCATGGCGCTGGCCAAGGAGATCACCAACCCGAAGGCCAAGCGCTGGGCGTGTCTGGACATGAAGTGGACCGCCTTCCAGGCCTTCGGTGTGCTCTCCGGCAGTGAGAAGCCGCTGGGCTGGAACATGGTCGACGGCAAGCTGGTCTACCGCATCGAGACCGACGAGTACCTCGAAGCGCTGGAGTGGTCCCGCAAGCTCTTCGCCGCCGGGGTCGTCCACCCCGACGCCAAGATGGGCAAGAACGCCCCCGACCCGGGCCCCAAGTTCGCCAAGGGCGAGTTCCTGATCTACCCGAACAACATCTCGCAGTGGTACGGCCGCACCGCCGAACAGGCCACCCAGAACCCGGACTTCAAGGTCTGGGGCATGGACGTCTGGGGCCACGACGGCGGCAACCCCACCATGTGGGCCGAACAACCCGCCGGAATCTTCGCCTTCGTCAACAAGAAGGCCTCCGAGTCGGTCATCCGCGATGTGCTCGCCGTCGCCAACGTCACCGCGGCGCCGTACGGCACCAAGGAGTACATGATGACCAACTACGGCGTGGAGGGCACTCATTACACGGTCAAGGACGGTGTCCCCGTCAAGACCGACCAGGGCAACATCGACGTGATGAACGCGTTCGTCATGGTCGCGAGCCCCGCCGCGACCATCGCGCACCCCGACTTCCCCGAGGTCGCCAAGGGCCAGGTCGAGTGGGAGCAGCGGATGGGCGCCTTCACCAAGAAGTCCTCCTTCTGGGGCATGCAGATCACCGAGCCGAACCGCTACACCAACCTCTCCAACGACATGGAGCAGATGGAGGACGACATCGTCCGCGGCCGCAAGAAGATCAGCGACATGCAGCAGTTCGTCTCCGACTGGAAGAGCAAGGGCGGCGACAAACTGCGCGACTGGTACAAGAAGATCCTCGACGAGAACGGCTCCGCGGCCAGCTGA
- a CDS encoding ABC transporter permease, with amino-acid sequence MSHSTVPRSRTEAKTPEKTPAASGGAAGPRKERRPGKVSLRIRFRRDRVLLLMTLPAIALILLFNYVPILGNVVGFQDYDPYISDNGAVAMLHSPWVALENFQRVFADSAFWSALQNTLVLFVLQLVLFFPIPILLALLINSVIRPRVRAFAQAVLYLPHFFSWVLVIAVFQQLFGGAGFLSQVLRQHGYDGLDFMTDPSTFKFLITAQSVWKDAGWGIIVFLAALASVSPDLYEAAAMDGANRWRRMWHVTLPALRPVIALLLVLRVGDALTVGFEQILLQRDAVGPGAAEVLDTFVWWNGVRNQDFGYAAAAGLVKGVVSLGLVLAANKVAHLMGEQGVYKK; translated from the coding sequence GTGTCGCACAGCACGGTGCCTCGGAGCAGGACCGAGGCCAAGACGCCGGAGAAGACTCCGGCGGCGTCCGGCGGCGCCGCCGGACCCCGGAAGGAACGGCGCCCGGGGAAGGTGAGCCTGCGGATCAGGTTCAGACGCGACCGGGTGCTGCTCCTGATGACCCTGCCGGCCATCGCCCTGATCCTGCTCTTCAACTACGTGCCGATCCTCGGCAACGTGGTCGGCTTCCAGGACTACGACCCCTACATCAGCGACAACGGCGCCGTCGCCATGCTGCACAGCCCTTGGGTGGCACTGGAGAACTTCCAGCGCGTCTTCGCGGACTCGGCCTTCTGGAGCGCCCTCCAGAACACGCTGGTGCTGTTCGTCCTCCAGCTCGTGCTGTTCTTCCCGATCCCGATCCTGCTCGCGCTGCTCATCAACAGCGTGATCAGGCCCCGGGTGCGGGCGTTCGCGCAGGCCGTTCTCTATCTGCCGCACTTCTTCTCCTGGGTGCTGGTCATCGCCGTCTTCCAGCAGCTCTTCGGCGGCGCCGGGTTCCTCTCGCAGGTCCTGCGGCAGCACGGCTACGACGGCCTCGACTTCATGACCGACCCCAGCACGTTCAAGTTCCTGATCACCGCGCAGAGCGTGTGGAAGGACGCCGGCTGGGGGATCATCGTCTTCCTCGCCGCGCTGGCGTCGGTCAGCCCGGATCTGTACGAGGCCGCCGCGATGGACGGCGCCAATCGCTGGCGCCGCATGTGGCACGTCACGCTGCCCGCGCTGCGCCCGGTGATCGCCCTGCTGCTGGTGCTGCGCGTCGGCGACGCCCTCACCGTCGGCTTCGAGCAGATCCTGCTGCAACGCGACGCCGTCGGACCGGGCGCGGCGGAGGTCCTGGACACCTTCGTGTGGTGGAACGGCGTCCGCAACCAGGACTTCGGCTACGCGGCCGCCGCCGGACTCGTCAAGGGCGTCGTGAGCCTCGGCCTGGTCCTCGCCGCCAACAAGGTGGCCCATCTGATGGGCGAGCAGGGGGTGTACAAGAAATGA
- a CDS encoding glycoside hydrolase family 3 C-terminal domain-containing protein: MTEQPPSTPPFRDEQLPFAKRIDDLVSRLTLDERVAFLHQFTPAVERLGIAAFRTGQEALHGVAWMGPATVFPQAVGLGATWNDHLVRRVGEAVSAEIRAMRARDDRLGLNVWAPTVNLLRHPLWGRNEEGCSEDPKLTSAIATAYTRGLRGDHPTYWRTAPVLKHWLAHNNETGRDVTSSSVRPRVLHEYDLRAFREAVEAGAVAGVMPAYNLVNGRPNHVSPYLREQLRTWTDEELLVCSDAGAPSNLVDSEHYFDTHEEATAAALLAGVDSFTDHGTDSSKVTARIQGALKQGLLSEADIDAAVRRQLSVRFRLGEFDPQADPYATTDDFDTPAHRALAQEAAEQAIVLLKNSDGLLPLAPDTRVAVVGLLADECKLDWYSGTLLHRSTPLEGMYERFGADRVDFAEGVDRVRLRTSAGTYLTVPAAGEAADEARGAEGALDPALLAGRTDLPPLTADATGSELALIDWGEGVLTLRAPDGRYLSVADDGYLRASADQPGGWIVQETFRLEPSETHAHGHLLKHLGTGRHVSVAADGVKVAEEDAEIFSLEIIGSGEDAVARAAAAADVVLVVAGNDPHLNGRETEDRPTLRLPDHQERLLRAARAANPNTVLVLVSAYPYAVDPSDLPAVLWTAHGGQAAGTALARILAGDVSPGGRLPQTWYAADEDLPDLLDYDVIGSRQTYLYFEGTPLFPFGHGLSYGRFTYENLNTAVNGAELKVSLKVTNTGEAPADEVAQLYIRAVAPSVPRPRRELVAHRRIHLTPGASATLTFELPLAVFEFWDVAHGTWRLEPGAYELLAGASSEDIRLRTTIDLEGTPAAPRRIRELGLAAADFDTQQDTEILDRTKVSGEAVAPKNDATGELVFHNCDFGDGVTHLTLEAAGEGVVELSLDGGDSLATVTVAPTKGPYDYTTTPGGEITATGVHDIHLRLRGPLRLAHVGFAG; encoded by the coding sequence GTGACCGAACAACCGCCGTCTACGCCGCCCTTCCGCGATGAGCAGCTGCCGTTCGCGAAGCGCATCGACGACCTTGTGTCGCGGCTCACGCTCGACGAACGGGTCGCGTTCCTGCACCAGTTCACGCCCGCCGTGGAGCGTCTGGGCATCGCGGCCTTCCGCACAGGCCAGGAGGCACTGCACGGGGTGGCCTGGATGGGCCCGGCGACCGTGTTCCCGCAAGCCGTCGGCCTGGGCGCGACCTGGAACGACCATCTCGTACGCCGCGTCGGCGAGGCCGTCTCCGCCGAGATCCGCGCCATGCGTGCCCGCGACGACCGCCTCGGCCTCAACGTCTGGGCCCCGACGGTCAATCTGCTCCGCCACCCGCTGTGGGGCCGTAACGAGGAGGGCTGCTCGGAGGACCCCAAGCTGACCTCCGCCATCGCCACCGCCTACACCCGGGGCCTGCGCGGCGACCACCCGACGTACTGGCGCACGGCCCCGGTCCTCAAGCACTGGCTCGCGCACAACAACGAGACGGGCCGGGACGTCACCTCCTCCTCGGTCCGCCCGCGCGTGCTGCACGAGTACGACCTGCGCGCCTTCCGCGAGGCGGTCGAGGCGGGCGCGGTGGCCGGTGTGATGCCGGCGTACAACCTGGTCAACGGCCGCCCCAACCACGTCTCGCCGTATCTGCGCGAGCAGCTGCGCACCTGGACCGACGAGGAGCTGCTGGTCTGCTCGGACGCGGGCGCCCCCTCCAACCTGGTCGACTCCGAGCACTACTTCGACACCCACGAGGAGGCGACCGCGGCGGCGCTTCTCGCCGGGGTCGACAGCTTCACCGACCACGGCACCGACAGCTCGAAAGTCACCGCACGCATCCAAGGCGCCCTGAAACAGGGCCTGTTGAGCGAGGCCGACATCGACGCGGCGGTCCGCCGCCAGCTCTCGGTCCGCTTCCGGCTCGGCGAGTTCGACCCGCAGGCGGACCCGTACGCCACCACCGACGACTTCGACACCCCGGCCCACCGCGCGCTCGCCCAGGAAGCCGCCGAACAGGCGATCGTCCTCCTCAAGAACAGCGATGGCCTGCTGCCGCTCGCGCCGGACACCCGTGTCGCCGTGGTCGGCCTGCTCGCCGACGAATGCAAGCTCGACTGGTACAGCGGCACCCTGCTGCACCGCTCCACCCCCCTGGAGGGCATGTACGAGCGCTTCGGCGCCGACCGGGTCGACTTCGCGGAGGGCGTGGACCGCGTCCGGCTGAGGACATCGGCCGGTACGTATCTGACGGTCCCCGCGGCCGGTGAGGCGGCCGACGAGGCGCGAGGCGCCGAGGGCGCGCTGGACCCGGCGCTCCTCGCGGGCCGCACCGACCTGCCCCCGCTCACCGCCGACGCCACCGGCAGCGAACTCGCGCTGATCGACTGGGGTGAGGGTGTGCTGACCCTGCGCGCGCCCGACGGCCGCTATCTCTCGGTCGCCGACGACGGATACCTCCGCGCGTCGGCGGACCAGCCCGGCGGCTGGATCGTCCAGGAGACCTTCCGCCTCGAACCCTCCGAAACCCACGCGCACGGCCACCTCCTGAAGCACCTCGGGACCGGTAGGCACGTCTCTGTCGCCGCCGACGGCGTGAAGGTTGCCGAAGAAGACGCGGAAATCTTCTCGCTGGAGATCATCGGGAGCGGCGAGGACGCGGTGGCCCGCGCGGCAGCCGCGGCGGACGTCGTCCTGGTCGTCGCGGGCAACGACCCGCACCTCAACGGCCGCGAGACGGAGGACCGTCCGACGCTGCGCCTGCCCGACCACCAGGAGCGCCTGCTGCGCGCCGCCCGCGCCGCGAACCCGAACACGGTCCTGGTCCTGGTCTCCGCGTACCCGTACGCGGTGGACCCCTCAGACCTCCCGGCCGTCCTCTGGACAGCACACGGCGGCCAGGCCGCGGGCACGGCACTCGCCCGGATCCTGGCCGGCGACGTCTCCCCCGGCGGCCGCCTCCCGCAGACCTGGTACGCCGCCGACGAGGACCTGCCCGACCTCCTCGACTACGACGTCATCGGCAGCCGCCAGACGTACCTCTACTTCGAGGGCACCCCGCTGTTCCCGTTCGGCCACGGCCTGTCGTACGGAAGGTTCACCTACGAGAACCTCAACACCGCCGTCAACGGTGCCGAGTTGAAGGTGTCCCTCAAGGTCACCAACACAGGCGAGGCTCCCGCGGACGAAGTCGCCCAGCTCTACATCCGAGCCGTCGCCCCCTCCGTCCCGCGCCCCCGCCGCGAACTCGTCGCCCACCGCCGCATCCACCTGACACCGGGCGCCTCAGCGACGCTCACCTTCGAACTCCCGCTCGCCGTCTTCGAGTTCTGGGACGTGGCGCACGGCACCTGGCGCCTGGAGCCGGGAGCGTACGAACTCCTGGCGGGAGCGTCGAGCGAGGACATCCGCCTGAGGACGACGATCGACCTCGAAGGCACCCCGGCCGCTCCCCGCCGAATCCGCGAACTGGGCCTGGCGGCAGCCGACTTCGACACCCAGCAGGACACCGAGATCCTCGATCGTACGAAGGTGTCGGGCGAAGCGGTGGCACCGAAGAACGACGCAACGGGCGAACTGGTCTTCCACAACTGCGACTTCGGAGACGGAGTAACCCACCTTACCCTCGAGGCCGCAGGCGAGGGAGTGGTCGAACTCTCCCTGGACGGCGGCGATTCGCTCGCCACCGTGACCGTCGCGCCGACCAAGGGCCCGTACGACTACACCACAACACCCGGCGGCGAGATCACAGCCACCGGCGTGCATGACATCCACCTCAGACTGCGCGGCCCGCTGCGGCTCGCGCATGTCGGCTTCGCCGGTTGA
- a CDS encoding aldehyde dehydrogenase family protein, which produces MTSTHAFWLAGRQATGETTFDVTSPWDGRLVGQVSVPTEAQVEEAVAAAHAVRDEFAATPAHVRAAALDHVSKRLVERTEEIAQLISAENGKPIKWARGEVGRAVSVFRFAAEEARRFNGGEAQRLDTDLGGQGRLALTRRFPKGVVLGIAPFNFPLNLCAHKVAPAIAVGAPIILKPAPATPLSGLIIGELLAETELPAGSWSVLPVANDRMPALVQDERLPVISFTGSDKVGYAIMDSVPRKHCTLELGGNGAAVVLGDFASDQDLDWAATRIATFSNYQGGQSCISVQRVIADASVYERLLPRVVAAVEAQVTGDPSDDRTDVGPLVSEDAAQRVESWVQEAVEAGATLLTGGKRDGASYAPTVLADVPADVTISCEEVFGPVLTVQKVEGEAEAFAAVNSSKYGLQAGVFTHDLQTAFRAHRALEVGGVVIGDVPSYRADQMPYGGVKQSGVGREGVRFAMDDYTYERVLVLTGLAL; this is translated from the coding sequence ATGACTTCCACGCACGCCTTCTGGCTCGCCGGCCGCCAGGCCACCGGCGAGACCACCTTCGACGTCACCTCGCCGTGGGACGGCCGCCTCGTCGGCCAGGTCAGCGTCCCGACCGAGGCCCAGGTGGAGGAGGCCGTGGCCGCCGCGCACGCCGTGCGCGACGAGTTCGCCGCCACCCCGGCCCACGTACGCGCCGCCGCCCTCGACCACGTCAGCAAGCGCCTCGTCGAGCGCACCGAGGAGATCGCCCAGCTCATCTCCGCCGAGAACGGCAAGCCCATCAAGTGGGCCCGCGGCGAGGTCGGCCGGGCCGTGTCCGTGTTCCGGTTCGCGGCCGAAGAGGCGCGTCGGTTCAACGGGGGAGAGGCCCAGCGGCTCGACACCGACCTCGGCGGTCAGGGGCGACTCGCTCTCACCCGCCGCTTCCCGAAGGGCGTCGTGCTCGGCATCGCGCCGTTCAACTTCCCGCTCAACCTGTGCGCCCACAAGGTCGCCCCGGCGATCGCGGTCGGCGCGCCGATCATCCTGAAGCCCGCGCCCGCGACGCCGCTGTCGGGCCTCATCATCGGTGAGCTGCTCGCCGAGACCGAGCTCCCGGCCGGGTCCTGGAGCGTGCTGCCCGTCGCCAACGACCGCATGCCCGCGCTGGTCCAGGACGAGCGTCTGCCGGTCATCTCGTTCACCGGCTCCGACAAGGTCGGCTACGCGATCATGGACTCGGTGCCGCGCAAGCACTGCACCCTGGAGCTCGGTGGCAACGGCGCGGCCGTGGTCCTGGGTGACTTCGCCAGTGACCAGGACCTGGACTGGGCCGCGACCCGCATCGCGACCTTCTCCAACTACCAGGGCGGCCAGTCCTGCATCTCCGTGCAGCGCGTGATCGCGGACGCGTCGGTGTACGAGCGGCTGCTGCCGCGCGTCGTCGCCGCCGTCGAGGCCCAGGTCACCGGTGACCCCTCCGACGACAGGACCGACGTCGGCCCGCTGGTCAGCGAGGACGCCGCCCAGCGCGTCGAGTCGTGGGTCCAGGAGGCCGTCGAGGCCGGCGCCACGCTGCTCACCGGCGGCAAGCGCGACGGTGCCTCGTACGCGCCGACCGTCCTCGCCGACGTACCGGCCGACGTGACCATCTCCTGCGAGGAGGTCTTCGGACCCGTCCTCACCGTGCAGAAGGTGGAGGGGGAGGCCGAGGCCTTCGCCGCCGTCAACTCCTCCAAGTACGGCCTCCAGGCAGGTGTGTTCACGCACGACCTGCAGACGGCCTTCCGTGCCCACCGCGCCCTTGAGGTCGGCGGCGTCGTCATCGGTGACGTGCCTTCCTATCGCGCCGACCAGATGCCGTACGGCGGTGTGAAGCAGTCCGGTGTCGGCCGCGAGGGCGTCAGGTTCGCGATGGACGACTACACGTACGAGCGGGTGCTCGTCCTGACGGGCCTCGCGCTCTAG